The genomic window ACCCGGTCGGGGTTGGGGTGGGAGACTCCTGTGCCGACACGGTCATCGGGGAGTCACCGCCGCCTCGCCCTCCTGCCCCCACCACGATGGAGACGCCGACGTGAGCTCCGACCTCGCCGCCCTCGGCGTCACGCCCACCCCGCTCGCCCTGCTCCTGCTCGGCCGCGACCGGGACCTCGCCTCCGAGCGCGGGGTGGAGTGCCCGGGCGACCTGCCCGTGGCGAGCGACCCCGACCTCGTGGCTCGCGCCCAGCGCGCCCGCGCGGCGCTCGGGGACCGTGCGTTCGTCCTCGGCCACCACTACCAGCGCGACGAGGTCATCGGGTTCGCCGACGTGACCGGCGACTCGTTCAAGCTCGCCCAGCAGGCCGCGGCCCGCCCCGAGGCCGAGTTCGTCGTCTTCTGCGGCGTGCACTTCATGGCGGAGTCGGCGGACATCCTCACCGCCGCGCACCAGCAGGTGGTCCTCCCCGACCTCGCGGCCGGCTGCTCGATGGCCGACATGGCGGCGCTGCGCCAGGTGGAGGACGCCTGGTCGGCGCTGGAGGCCGCGGGCCTGGCGGGCGGCACGGTGCCGGTCGCGTACATGAACTCCAGCGCGGCGATCAAGTCGTTCACGGGCCGCAACGGCGGCACGATCTGCACCTCGAGCAACGCCGACCGCTCGCTGCGGTGGGCGTTCGAGCGCGGCGAGCGCGTCCTCTTCCTCCCCGACCAGCACCTCGGGCGCAACACCGCCGTGCTGCAGCTGGGCATCGGGCTCGACGAGTGCGTCGTGTGGGACCCCCACAAGCCCCACGGCGGCCTCACTGTCGAGCAGCTGCGCGACGCGAAGATGGTGCTGTGGCGCGGGCACTGCTCGGTCCACGGCCGGTTCAGCGCGGACAACGTCCGCGACGTCCGCGAGCGCGTCCCCGGGGTCAACGTGCTCGTGCACCCCGAGTGCCGCCACGAGGTCGTCACGGCGGCCGACTCGGTCGGGTCGACCGAGCACATCATCCGCACCCTGGAGGCCGCTCCCGCAGGGAGCTCGTGGGCGGTCGGCACCGAGCTCAACCTCGTCTCGCGCCTGGCGCAGCAGCACCCGGACAAGCAGATCGTCTTCCTCGACAAGACCGTCTGCTACTGCTCGACGATGAACCGGATCGACCTGCCGCACCTCGTCTGGGCGCTCGAGTCGCTCGTCGAGGGCCGGGTCCCGAACCGCATCGTCGTCGACGACGACACCGCCCACTGGGCGCGCGTCGCGCTCGAGCGGATGCTCGCCCTGCCGGGCGACGGCACCACCGTCCCCGCGCAGCGCTGAGCGCCTCGACCGTGCGGGCACGTCACCGGGCCGTAGCAGGGCAGGCGTAGGGTGCGCGGCGTGAGTGATCAGGACGCGTACCTCGCCCGAGTGGAACGCTTGGCGGCCGAGATCCGCTCCCTGCCCGCGGACCAGCCGGTGCGGCTCCGCAAGAAGACCTCGAACCTCTTCCGCACCCGCCAGCCCTCGAAGGCCACCGGGCTCGACGTCACCGACCTCGACGGCGTCATCAGCATCGACGACGAGGCCCTCACGGCCGACGTCCAGGGCATGACGACCTACGAGCACCTGCTCGACGCCACGCTGGCCCACGGTCTGGCCCCGCTCGTCGTCCCGCAGCTCAAGACCATCACGCTCGGCGGCGCGGTGACCGGGCTCGGCATCGAGTCGACGTCGTTCCGCAGCGGGCTCCCCCACGAGTCGGTGCTCGAGATGGACGTGCTGACCGCGACCGGCGAGGTCGTCACGGCCCGGCCCGAGGGCGAGCACAGCGCGCTGTTCTACGGCTTCCCCAACTCCTACGGCTCGCTCGGCTACGCGACCCGGCTGCGCATCGAGCTCGAGCGGGTGCACCCGTACGTCCGCCTGCGCCACCTCCGGTTCCGCAGCGCGGAGGAGCTGTTCGCGGCCATGACCGAGGTCTGCGCGAGCCAGGAGCACGAGGGGACCCCCGTCCACTTCGTCGACGGCACCGCCTTCTCCGGCCAGGAGCTCTACCTCACGCTCGGGACCTGGGCCGACGAGCTCGAGCCGGGCGAGGAGCCCTCGGACTACACCGGGATGGGCGTCTACTACCGCTCCGTCCAGCAGCGTGACCGCGACGTCCTCACGGCGCGCGACTACTACTGGCGCTGGGACACCGACTGGTTCTGGTGCTCGCGCGCCTTCGGGGCGCAGAACCCCCGCATCCGCGCGTTCTGGCCCAAGCGCTGGCTGCGCAGCGACGCGTACTGGAAGCTCATCGCGCTCGAGAACCGCTTCAAGGTGGTCGAGCGGATCGACCGCCGCCGGGGCAAGCCCGAGCAGGAGCGGGTCATCCAGGACGTCGAGGTGCCGATCGAGCACGCCGCGGAGTTCCACGCGTGGTTCGAGCGGGAGATCGGCATCGCGCCCGTCTGGGCCTGCCCGCTGCGCCAGCGCGACGCGAGCCGGACCTATGACCTCTACGCCTTCGACCAGGACACGACCTACGTCAACTTCGGCTTCTGGTCGACAGTGGACCTCGCGCCGGGCGAGACCGACGGCACGCACAACCGCCGCATCGAGGAGCGCGTGGCGGAGCTCTCCGGCCGCAAGTCCCTCTACTCCACCGCGTTCTACGCGGAGGACGAGTTCTGGGCGATCTACGGCGGCGACGCGTACGCCCGCCTGAAGAAGGAGTACGACCCGGCGGGCCGCCTGCCGGACCTCTACGCCAAGGCCGTCCGCCGCGCCTAGGAAGGAAGCCCATGCCCACGACGACCGCTCCCCTCAGCATCGCGCGCGCGTTCGAGACGCTGGTCGGCGCCAGCCCCACCCTGCGCTGGACGGCGTACGACGGCAGCACCGCCGGCCCGGACGACGCGGCCGTGACGGTCGAGGTCCGCTCGCCGCAGGCGGTGGCGTTCATCGTCACCTCGCCGGGCGAGCTCGGCATGGCGCGGGCGTACGTCTCCGGTGAGCTCGAGATCCACGGCGACACGCACACCGCGCTGAGCGCCCTGTCGAACGCCGCACTCGACGGCCCCGGCCTCAAGGAGCGGGTCGAGGTGCTGCGCAGCTTCGGCGCCTCCGCGCTCAAGCGGCCGCCCCTGCCGCCGGAGGAGATCGTGCTCTCGGGCTGGCGGCGGCACAGCAAGCAGCGCGACGCCGAGGCGATCTCGCACCACTACGACATCTCCAACGAGTTCTACGAGTACGTCCTCGGCCCCTCCATGGCCTACACGTGCGCGGTCTACCCCGAGCGCGACGCGACGCTCGAGGAGGCGCAGGCCAACAAGTTCGACCTCGTCTGCCGCAAGCTCGGGCTCCAGCCGGGGATGAAGCTGCTGGACGTCGGCTGCGGCTGGGGCGGCATGGTCATGCACGCCGCCGAGCACTACGGCGTGCAGGCGCTCGGCGTGACGCTGTCCCGCCGGCAGGCGGAGTGGGCGCAGAAGGCGATCGCCGACCGCGGCCTCGCCGGCAGCGCCGAGGTCCGCTTCTCCGACTACCGCGACGCCCCGGACGCGGAGTACGACCGGGTGAGCTCCATCGGGCTGACCGAGCACATCGGCGACAAGGAGCTCGACGACTACTTCGGGCGCCTCTACGCGAAGCTCAAGCCGGGCGGCCGCCTGCTCAACCACTGCATCACCCGCCCCGACACCTCGCACCACGCGATCGTCAAGAAGGGCTTCATCAACCGCTACGTCTTCCCGGACGGCGAGCTCGTCCCGGTCGGCCGCATCGTCACCGCGATGCACGACGCCGGGTTCGAGGTGCGCCACGAGGAGAACCTGCGCGAGCACTACGCGATGACGCTGCGCGACTGGGGCCAGAACCTCGAGGACAACTGGGAGGCGGCCGTCGCGGAGGTCGGCTGGCGCCGGGCCCGCGTGTGGCGGCTCTACATGGCCGGCTCGCGCATGGGCTTCGACCGCCGCTCGATCGAGCTGCACCAGGTCCTCGGCGTGCGCACCGACTCCGCCGGCCGCGCGGACGTGCCGCTGCGCCCGGACTGGGGCGTCTGACCCTCAGCCCTCCCAGTCGCCGAGGCCGCGCAGCAGGGCGAGCAGCTCGCCCGTGCCGAACTCCTGCTGCGCGGCGGCGAAGAACGCGGCGTCCGCCGCCTCGACCGCCTGCATGGCCTGCCGCGCCAGAGCGGCCCCCTCCTCGGTCACGGTGACGCGCTTGGCGCGGCTGTCCTGCGGGTCGGGGGTGCGGCGGACGAGGCCGCGGGCCTCGAGGGCGCGGACGACCGAGCTCGTCATCATGACGTCGGTCGACGCGTGCGCGGCGAGCGCGCGCTGGTGGGGCGGGCCGCCGTGCTCGCCGAGCCACCAGCTCGAGGCCAGCAGCACGAACTGCACATGCGTGAGCCCGAGCGGCTGCAGCGTGGCGGCCATCGTCCGCTGCCAGCGCAAGGTGGCCCTCCACAGCAGGAAGCCCGGGCTGTCCCCCGCGGCGAGCCCACCGTCCCCCCGGCTCACGCGACGAGGCTCCGGTCCGCGGCGAGCCGGGCGAGGGCCGCGACCGTCTCCGGCACCCCGTCGGTGATGTCCGGCATGAGCACCGGTGCCAGCTCGTCCGCCGCGGGACCGCTTAGCTCGACCCGGTGCGTGATGCGGGTCCCGCCCTCCGGGAGCGGCGTGAGCGTGTGCGTC from Motilibacter rhizosphaerae includes these protein-coding regions:
- a CDS encoding MarR family winged helix-turn-helix transcriptional regulator, producing MSRGDGGLAAGDSPGFLLWRATLRWQRTMAATLQPLGLTHVQFVLLASSWWLGEHGGPPHQRALAAHASTDVMMTSSVVRALEARGLVRRTPDPQDSRAKRVTVTEEGAALARQAMQAVEAADAAFFAAAQQEFGTGELLALLRGLGDWEG
- the nadA gene encoding quinolinate synthase NadA translates to MSSDLAALGVTPTPLALLLLGRDRDLASERGVECPGDLPVASDPDLVARAQRARAALGDRAFVLGHHYQRDEVIGFADVTGDSFKLAQQAAARPEAEFVVFCGVHFMAESADILTAAHQQVVLPDLAAGCSMADMAALRQVEDAWSALEAAGLAGGTVPVAYMNSSAAIKSFTGRNGGTICTSSNADRSLRWAFERGERVLFLPDQHLGRNTAVLQLGIGLDECVVWDPHKPHGGLTVEQLRDAKMVLWRGHCSVHGRFSADNVRDVRERVPGVNVLVHPECRHEVVTAADSVGSTEHIIRTLEAAPAGSSWAVGTELNLVSRLAQQHPDKQIVFLDKTVCYCSTMNRIDLPHLVWALESLVEGRVPNRIVVDDDTAHWARVALERMLALPGDGTTVPAQR
- a CDS encoding FAD-binding protein — encoded protein: MSDQDAYLARVERLAAEIRSLPADQPVRLRKKTSNLFRTRQPSKATGLDVTDLDGVISIDDEALTADVQGMTTYEHLLDATLAHGLAPLVVPQLKTITLGGAVTGLGIESTSFRSGLPHESVLEMDVLTATGEVVTARPEGEHSALFYGFPNSYGSLGYATRLRIELERVHPYVRLRHLRFRSAEELFAAMTEVCASQEHEGTPVHFVDGTAFSGQELYLTLGTWADELEPGEEPSDYTGMGVYYRSVQQRDRDVLTARDYYWRWDTDWFWCSRAFGAQNPRIRAFWPKRWLRSDAYWKLIALENRFKVVERIDRRRGKPEQERVIQDVEVPIEHAAEFHAWFEREIGIAPVWACPLRQRDASRTYDLYAFDQDTTYVNFGFWSTVDLAPGETDGTHNRRIEERVAELSGRKSLYSTAFYAEDEFWAIYGGDAYARLKKEYDPAGRLPDLYAKAVRRA
- a CDS encoding class I SAM-dependent methyltransferase; the encoded protein is MPTTTAPLSIARAFETLVGASPTLRWTAYDGSTAGPDDAAVTVEVRSPQAVAFIVTSPGELGMARAYVSGELEIHGDTHTALSALSNAALDGPGLKERVEVLRSFGASALKRPPLPPEEIVLSGWRRHSKQRDAEAISHHYDISNEFYEYVLGPSMAYTCAVYPERDATLEEAQANKFDLVCRKLGLQPGMKLLDVGCGWGGMVMHAAEHYGVQALGVTLSRRQAEWAQKAIADRGLAGSAEVRFSDYRDAPDAEYDRVSSIGLTEHIGDKELDDYFGRLYAKLKPGGRLLNHCITRPDTSHHAIVKKGFINRYVFPDGELVPVGRIVTAMHDAGFEVRHEENLREHYAMTLRDWGQNLEDNWEAAVAEVGWRRARVWRLYMAGSRMGFDRRSIELHQVLGVRTDSAGRADVPLRPDWGV